GCAACGCAGCTTCAGTTCTTGAGAACTTTGCGGCAGACCGTTTCGTAGTTACCCGTACCGTATCTGCATCCGCCGCTTTCAGAAGCTCTGGAGTTGCCTGTCTGCCGACAGGCAGGAGGAAGCGCCCCAAGGAGAGTTCCTGCGACTGCGCGCAGGACAAGCTTTTACTTCGTTGCAACGTCGTTCGATTTCTCAAACTACGGCTGGTCAATCTCGGACTTGTTTTCACAAGCTCCGCCCTTTAGGGCAGGGTGATTGACGTAAATAATCTATTGGCTACCTAGCTGATTATGCATCTGGATATTCAGCATACGAATGGCAGCCTTCATGGCAGCAAATACCTGATTGGAATCTACTCCGCGAGTACGTATGGTTTGGGTGCCGGTATTCCAGGTAATAAAACATTCGGTCAAAGCGTTCGTTTTTCCGCCATGGGGAATACGCACTTCGTAGTCAACTAAGCTCGGGAGATCGATGTTGAATTTCTCCATTACCTTACGCAACGCTTCCATAAAAGCATCGAAGCCGCCATTACCTACCCCGGAAGATCGTAATTCTTCATTGCCAACACGAACGCGAATGCTGGCGGTGGATTCCAGATCCAGGCCGCTGGTGACGGAACAATTGAGTAATTCAACATGATTGTAGTCCTTGCTTTCCAGTACCTCAGCGATAATGAAAGGTAGATCTTCAGATGTGATTCCTTTTTTAGTGTCGCCGAGTTCCACTACACGCTTAAGTACTTTCTCCTGCTCAGAGGCAGAAAGGTGAAGACCAAGCCTTTCCAAATTTTTGAGTAGGGAAGCCTTGCCACTCATTTTACCTAGGGCGTAACTGCGTCCTCGAGAAAATCGCTCGGGGCGAAGATCAGTTTGGTAAAGGTTGCCTTTTTTGTCGCCGTCCGCGTGGATACCGGCCGTCTGGGTAAATACATCCATACCCACAATAGGAGCATTGTCGGCCACGCGCTTTCCGGTGAAATTTTCCACGATTTGACTAACTCGCGCAAAGTGGCGTTCATCCACCCCAAGGACCGCACCCAAATGGTCTTTAAGATTGGTTACAACTTCCGCTAGGGAGGCATTTCCAGCCCGTTCTCCCAGACAATTAACTGTGCAGTGAATCGTGGTAATACCAGCCTGTGCGGCTCTGAGACAGTTAGCAGTAGCCAATCCATAATCATTATGTGGGTGAAAATCAAAATGCGCCGCCGGAAACCGCTGGATCATGTCGATAATGCTGTCGAATACTTGATCCGGGGTCATTACTCCCAAGGTATCGGGAAGCATGAAATGAGCAATTCCTGCGTCCTGAAGAGATTCCATGAAACGATATACATAATCTCGTGAATCACGATAACCATTCGACCAGTCTTCTAAATATACATTAACTGTTAATTCTCGCTCATGGGCATAATCAATAGTGCGACGAACATCTTCTAAATGTTGCTTGAGGTTTTTACCTAGCTGACCATGACAATGTTTTTCGCTGCCCTTGGCAAGAAGATTCAGTACCCTACCACCAGCATCATGAATCCAGTTGACGCTGCGTTGAAAATCAACGAAGCCGAGCACTTCTACTCGTTCGACAAGATTCACAGACTGTGCCCAGTCAA
This window of the Gammaproteobacteria bacterium genome carries:
- the cimA gene encoding (R)-citramalate synthase CimA — encoded protein: MKAFHPKIKILDTTLRDGEQTQGVSFSPSEKLHIAQALLLQIKVDRLEIASARVSVGEQEAVSGIIDWAQSVNLVERVEVLGFVDFQRSVNWIHDAGGRVLNLLAKGSEKHCHGQLGKNLKQHLEDVRRTIDYAHERELTVNVYLEDWSNGYRDSRDYVYRFMESLQDAGIAHFMLPDTLGVMTPDQVFDSIIDMIQRFPAAHFDFHPHNDYGLATANCLRAAQAGITTIHCTVNCLGERAGNASLAEVVTNLKDHLGAVLGVDERHFARVSQIVENFTGKRVADNAPIVGMDVFTQTAGIHADGDKKGNLYQTDLRPERFSRGRSYALGKMSGKASLLKNLERLGLHLSASEQEKVLKRVVELGDTKKGITSEDLPFIIAEVLESKDYNHVELLNCSVTSGLDLESTASIRVRVGNEELRSSGVGNGGFDAFMEALRKVMEKFNIDLPSLVDYEVRIPHGGKTNALTECFITWNTGTQTIRTRGVDSNQVFAAMKAAIRMLNIQMHNQLGSQ